The Amycolatopsis mongoliensis genome includes a window with the following:
- a CDS encoding MGH1-like glycoside hydrolase domain-containing protein, with protein sequence MRKRVGSGFFAVVVAGGVIAAPWSTSPAAASPPPPQLEFANPASQALFGTAYREALDNLLRTNTIGYDPKYDKSGLLDPATGIVRAGGGYDQPWTRDASINSWNATSLLAPALAENTLWAVVDKDAGGALRVQQDDQQWDQVVWATAAWHHYLVTGDGGFLENAYRATVNTLALREHATTAGFNAKYGLFTGPSFFNDGIAGYPAPPADATESVSTGSAPWPGVASGMYLSTNEVYYSAYVNAANMAEKLGRPGAEIAGYRTKANALKTAINQHFWNANTGLYDYQLLADGTRGAYQEGTGLAFALLFGIANPAQARSIRAHAQEMPWGMPDTFPNWDRYPDAQLGRHNAIVWPLVQGLWAKALAGQGDQSAFAAETARLAKLADDNSGFWEIYNGHTGVVDGGYQRLGDTVKFHWGSEPDQTWSATAFLDMVHTGLFGLRFTDRGLTFAPDLPAGWGDVTLRNLSYRTANLTIALRGAGTKVSSVTIDGRPAPGAAVPATLSGSHTIAITLTGAITGDRDGDQVPDAADRCADTAGTVGGYPAPGHLEAEDAVNTGGVKTNVNHTGYSGRAFLDGLWSPGAASSFTLHRTAEAPTSGAITVRYANANSDTRTMTLSVDGHPLRQVSFPKVSDSWDAWGTVTFADVPLGGRDPVVTLSYAPGDTGSINLDWVAATLATR encoded by the coding sequence ATGAGGAAACGGGTCGGTTCGGGATTCTTCGCCGTGGTTGTCGCGGGCGGCGTCATCGCCGCTCCGTGGTCCACGAGCCCGGCGGCGGCGAGCCCGCCCCCTCCGCAGCTCGAGTTCGCGAACCCCGCGAGCCAAGCCCTGTTCGGCACGGCCTACCGCGAAGCGCTGGACAACCTGCTGCGCACCAACACGATCGGTTACGACCCGAAGTACGACAAGAGCGGCCTGCTCGACCCGGCCACCGGCATCGTCCGCGCGGGCGGCGGGTACGACCAGCCGTGGACGCGCGACGCCTCGATCAACAGCTGGAACGCGACCAGCCTCCTCGCTCCCGCCCTGGCGGAGAACACACTGTGGGCGGTCGTCGACAAGGACGCCGGTGGCGCCCTGCGCGTGCAGCAGGACGACCAGCAGTGGGACCAGGTCGTCTGGGCGACCGCCGCGTGGCACCACTACCTGGTCACCGGCGACGGCGGGTTCCTGGAAAACGCCTACCGCGCAACGGTGAACACGCTGGCCCTCCGCGAACACGCCACCACGGCCGGCTTCAACGCGAAGTACGGGCTCTTCACCGGCCCGTCGTTCTTCAACGACGGCATCGCCGGCTACCCCGCGCCGCCCGCCGACGCGACCGAGTCGGTCAGCACGGGCAGCGCGCCGTGGCCGGGTGTCGCGAGCGGGATGTACCTGAGCACCAACGAGGTCTACTATTCCGCCTACGTCAACGCGGCGAACATGGCGGAGAAACTCGGCCGTCCCGGCGCGGAGATCGCCGGCTACCGGACCAAGGCGAACGCGCTGAAGACCGCGATCAACCAGCACTTCTGGAACGCGAACACCGGCCTCTACGACTACCAGCTGCTCGCCGACGGCACCCGCGGCGCCTACCAGGAAGGCACCGGGCTGGCGTTCGCCCTGCTCTTCGGCATCGCGAACCCGGCGCAGGCCCGGTCGATCCGCGCCCACGCCCAGGAGATGCCGTGGGGCATGCCCGACACCTTCCCGAACTGGGACCGCTATCCGGACGCGCAACTGGGCCGGCACAACGCGATCGTCTGGCCGCTCGTGCAGGGGCTGTGGGCCAAGGCGCTGGCCGGGCAGGGTGACCAGAGCGCCTTCGCGGCCGAAACCGCGCGCCTGGCCAAGCTGGCGGACGACAACAGCGGCTTCTGGGAGATCTACAACGGCCACACCGGCGTCGTGGACGGCGGCTACCAGCGGCTCGGCGACACCGTGAAGTTCCACTGGGGCTCCGAACCCGACCAGACCTGGTCCGCCACCGCGTTCCTCGACATGGTCCACACCGGCCTGTTCGGACTGAGGTTCACCGACCGCGGCCTGACGTTCGCGCCCGACCTCCCCGCGGGCTGGGGTGACGTCACCCTCCGGAACCTCAGCTACCGCACCGCGAACCTGACGATCGCGCTGCGCGGCGCGGGCACCAAGGTCAGCTCGGTCACGATCGACGGCAGGCCCGCGCCCGGCGCCGCCGTCCCGGCCACGCTGAGCGGGAGCCACACCATCGCGATCACGCTCACCGGTGCGATCACCGGCGACCGCGACGGCGACCAGGTGCCCGACGCGGCCGACCGCTGCGCCGACACCGCGGGCACCGTCGGCGGCTACCCGGCGCCCGGCCACCTCGAGGCGGAGGACGCGGTCAACACCGGCGGTGTGAAGACGAACGTCAACCACACCGGCTACTCCGGCCGCGCGTTCCTCGACGGGCTCTGGTCACCGGGCGCGGCGTCGTCGTTCACCCTGCACCGCACGGCGGAGGCACCGACGTCGGGCGCGATCACCGTGCGCTACGCCAACGCCAACAGCGACACCCGCACGATGACGCTGTCCGTGGACGGGCACCCGCTTCGGCAGGTGAGCTTCCCGAAGGTCTCCGACAGCTGGGACGCCTGGGGCACCGTGACCTTCGCCGACGTCCCGCTCGGCGGCCGGGACCCGGTGGTCACCTTGTCGTACGCGCCGGGCGACACCGGTTCGATCAACCTCGACTGGGTGGCCGCCACGCTCGCCACCCGCTGA
- a CDS encoding SRPBCC family protein, with the protein MSTEPDGTIEVSGSAGGTVIVRAQGAPSAEGLAAALATAAGDAGTVLVDLTGVDHFTTEAVAALIPHLQGAGCRVTVTASAAVEGKLARLGLAGIVTPATKSVT; encoded by the coding sequence ATGAGCACGGAGCCGGACGGCACGATCGAGGTCAGCGGTTCCGCCGGTGGGACGGTGATCGTCCGGGCGCAGGGCGCGCCGTCGGCGGAGGGCCTCGCCGCCGCACTGGCCACCGCGGCCGGCGACGCGGGGACCGTGCTGGTCGACCTCACCGGCGTCGACCACTTCACGACCGAGGCCGTCGCGGCGCTGATCCCCCACCTGCAGGGCGCCGGCTGCCGGGTGACCGTCACGGCGTCAGCCGCGGTGGAGGGCAAGCTCGCCCGGCTCGGGCTGGCCGGAATCGTCACGCCGGCCACGAAGTCCGTTACCTGA
- a CDS encoding TetR/AcrR family transcriptional regulator, giving the protein MTDAGPSSRERYRAQVRAEIKQHAWAQIAEAGVPALSLNAIAKQLGMSGPALYRYFAGRDELVTALIRDAYRSLADTVRAARDGGADLAGLAHVIRDWAREDPQRYFLIYGTPVPGYHAPDDTTEISNEVMAVLVEACGARPADAPATPFDTHLGDHREWAGGYPAAAAVLHRALSFWTRLHGVLSLELAGHFAGMGFDPGLLIDEEVGALR; this is encoded by the coding sequence ATGACGGACGCGGGGCCGAGCTCACGCGAGCGCTACCGGGCGCAGGTGCGTGCGGAGATCAAGCAGCACGCGTGGGCGCAGATCGCCGAGGCGGGCGTGCCGGCCCTGTCGCTCAACGCCATCGCCAAGCAGCTCGGGATGAGCGGGCCCGCGCTCTACCGGTACTTCGCCGGCCGGGACGAGCTGGTCACCGCGCTCATCCGTGACGCGTACCGGAGTCTCGCCGACACCGTCCGGGCGGCCCGCGACGGCGGGGCGGACCTGGCGGGACTGGCGCACGTCATCCGGGACTGGGCCCGCGAGGACCCCCAGCGGTACTTCCTGATCTACGGCACGCCCGTCCCCGGCTACCACGCCCCGGACGACACCACGGAGATCTCGAACGAAGTGATGGCGGTGCTCGTCGAAGCCTGCGGGGCGCGGCCGGCGGACGCACCGGCGACGCCGTTCGACACCCACCTGGGAGACCACCGCGAGTGGGCAGGCGGCTATCCCGCGGCGGCCGCGGTGCTGCACCGCGCGCTGTCGTTCTGGACGCGCCTGCACGGCGTGCTCTCGCTCGAGCTGGCCGGCCACTTCGCCGGCATGGGGTTCGACCCCGGCCTGCTGATCGACGAGGAAGTGGGCGCCCTCAGGTAA
- a CDS encoding SRPBCC family protein, which translates to MFETTRLRSALLAVPLAAAALLAAAPADAATTAPLTCRGQGIDPAARLHHRTETFVKAPPSTVWKVQTGVAGWPEWQAAVTSAQRLDPGPLHPGSRFRWTTPAPATPSSPATTLVITSTVGQVQRDRCIRWTGPAIGDGLRIDRGVHVWTFTPARGGVVVRTEESWTGAQIEADPATAIKYLAPGLDRWLADLKTAAEAHPC; encoded by the coding sequence ATGTTCGAGACCACCCGGCTGCGGTCCGCCCTGCTCGCCGTCCCGCTGGCCGCCGCGGCCCTCTTGGCCGCCGCCCCGGCGGACGCGGCCACCACGGCCCCGCTGACCTGCCGGGGCCAGGGCATCGACCCCGCCGCCCGGCTGCACCACCGGACCGAGACGTTCGTGAAGGCGCCGCCGAGCACCGTCTGGAAGGTGCAGACCGGCGTGGCAGGGTGGCCGGAGTGGCAGGCCGCGGTCACCAGCGCGCAGCGACTGGATCCGGGGCCCCTGCACCCGGGTTCGCGGTTCCGCTGGACGACGCCGGCACCGGCGACGCCCTCCTCCCCCGCCACCACGCTCGTCATCACGTCCACCGTCGGCCAGGTCCAGCGCGACCGGTGCATCCGCTGGACGGGCCCGGCGATCGGCGACGGCCTGCGCATCGACCGGGGCGTCCACGTCTGGACGTTCACCCCGGCCCGGGGCGGTGTCGTCGTCCGCACCGAAGAGAGCTGGACCGGCGCCCAGATCGAGGCCGATCCCGCCACGGCCATCAAGTACCTCGCGCCCGGCCTCGACCGGTGGCTGGCCGACCTCAAGACCGCCGCCGAAGCCCACCCCTGCTGA
- a CDS encoding DUF1540 domain-containing protein translates to MTTTEMPAVHECTVSGCSYNHDGCHAFAITVGGDNGSADCGTFVPLNTKGGLDRVVAQVGACSRADCRHNSSLECTASSVRVGPGEAGHSANCLTYTK, encoded by the coding sequence ATGACCACCACCGAGATGCCCGCCGTGCACGAATGCACCGTCAGCGGCTGTTCCTACAACCACGACGGCTGCCACGCCTTCGCCATCACCGTCGGCGGCGACAACGGGTCCGCCGACTGCGGCACGTTCGTCCCGCTGAACACCAAGGGCGGCCTCGACCGCGTCGTGGCCCAGGTGGGCGCCTGCTCCCGCGCGGACTGCCGGCACAACTCCTCGCTGGAGTGCACGGCCTCGAGCGTCCGGGTCGGACCGGGCGAGGCCGGGCATTCCGCCAACTGCCTCACCTACACGAAGTAG
- a CDS encoding LLM class F420-dependent oxidoreductase, with protein sequence MRFAIKTSPQNTVWADMLAVWQAADEIELFESGWTFDHFYPIFSDSTGPCLEGWVTLTALAQATRRLRLGTLVSGIHYRHPALLANMAATLDIVSGGRLEIGIGAGWNEEESGAYGMELGSVKDRSDRFEEGCEVLVGLLTQETTTFQGEHYQLTDARCEPKGVQKPHPPICIGGSGEKRTLRTAAKYAQHWNFVGGTPEEFAHKREVLHRHCADIGRDPAEITLSSHVRLGPDGDCAKVAAEAEALGEAGLDLAIVYLPPPHTPAVLEPLAKALEPLR encoded by the coding sequence ATGCGATTCGCCATCAAGACCTCGCCCCAGAACACCGTCTGGGCGGACATGCTCGCCGTGTGGCAGGCCGCCGACGAAATCGAGCTCTTCGAATCCGGCTGGACCTTCGACCACTTCTATCCCATCTTCTCCGATTCGACCGGGCCGTGCCTCGAAGGCTGGGTCACGCTCACCGCGCTCGCGCAGGCCACCCGGCGGCTGCGGCTGGGCACGCTGGTCAGCGGGATCCACTACCGCCACCCGGCGCTGCTCGCGAACATGGCCGCGACCCTCGACATCGTTTCGGGCGGCCGCCTCGAGATCGGCATCGGCGCCGGCTGGAACGAAGAAGAGTCCGGCGCGTACGGCATGGAGCTCGGCTCCGTCAAGGACCGCAGCGACCGCTTCGAAGAGGGCTGCGAGGTGCTCGTCGGCCTGCTGACCCAGGAGACGACGACCTTCCAGGGCGAGCACTACCAGCTGACCGACGCCCGCTGCGAACCGAAGGGCGTGCAGAAGCCGCACCCGCCGATCTGCATCGGCGGCAGCGGCGAGAAGCGAACCCTGCGCACGGCCGCGAAGTACGCCCAGCACTGGAACTTCGTCGGCGGCACCCCGGAAGAGTTCGCCCACAAGCGCGAAGTGCTGCACCGCCACTGCGCGGACATCGGCCGCGACCCGGCCGAGATCACGCTGTCCTCGCACGTCCGCCTCGGCCCGGACGGCGACTGCGCCAAGGTCGCGGCCGAAGCGGAGGCGCTCGGCGAAGCGGGCCTCGACCTCGCGATCGTGTACCTGCCGCCGCCGCACACGCCGGCCGTGCTGGAGCCGCTGGCGAAGGCGCTCGAGCCGCTGCGCTGA
- a CDS encoding choice-of-anchor P family protein → MRTTLLRAGSLAGVTVAVLAGSTAVATADDAVTGSAFGASASVTLLPGVLTDGKGITVDTGQLAKSSSAGPAEASVADVPLKGLVTAKAISSSVVDGAGSVAAKASVAEVTLPLLAAAAGRVPSIRLISARCGSADGHVTGSSDLAGVNLGRLGTLPAATSPNQKLGIPGVAEVTVNEQTQRYDGSLEVTALHVKLLGGKTTGALGSGDVKLASVTCGPSKERAPEAPPRPTGPGQVVVVPAGAPQTGDGSLATEG, encoded by the coding sequence ATGCGCACGACCCTGCTCCGAGCCGGGAGCCTGGCCGGGGTGACCGTCGCCGTTCTCGCCGGCTCCACCGCTGTCGCCACCGCCGACGACGCCGTCACCGGGTCCGCCTTCGGCGCGTCGGCGAGCGTCACCCTCCTGCCCGGGGTCCTCACCGACGGCAAGGGGATCACCGTCGACACCGGGCAGCTGGCGAAGTCGAGCAGCGCCGGCCCCGCCGAGGCGAGTGTCGCCGACGTCCCGCTCAAGGGTCTCGTCACCGCGAAGGCCATCAGCAGCTCCGTCGTCGACGGCGCCGGGTCGGTGGCCGCCAAGGCGAGCGTCGCCGAGGTGACGCTGCCGCTGCTCGCCGCGGCCGCCGGGCGCGTGCCGTCGATCCGGCTGATCAGCGCCCGCTGCGGGTCGGCCGACGGGCACGTCACCGGCAGCAGCGACCTCGCCGGCGTCAACCTCGGCCGGCTCGGCACGCTGCCCGCCGCCACCTCGCCCAACCAGAAGCTCGGCATCCCCGGTGTCGCCGAGGTGACCGTCAACGAGCAGACCCAGCGCTACGACGGTTCCCTCGAAGTGACGGCCCTGCACGTCAAGCTGCTCGGCGGCAAGACCACCGGCGCGCTCGGCAGCGGTGACGTCAAGCTCGCCTCCGTCACCTGCGGCCCGTCGAAGGAACGCGCCCCCGAGGCGCCGCCGCGCCCGACCGGGCCCGGGCAGGTCGTCGTCGTCCCCGCCGGTGCCCCGCAGACCGGCGACGGCAGCCTCGCCACCGAGGGCTGA
- a CDS encoding class F sortase produces MLRRALLVAVSALLLAGCGATATPAAPPPAPVSAGLTRSLPTALDVPAIDAKSTLVSLGLNPDRTVEVPPVDQPLQAGWYEYGPTPGEVGPAVILGHIDGDHRKGIFWRLHELKPGDPVHVDRADGGKLTFEVTKVDQIAKKEFPTEAVYGNTSDAELRLITCGGKYDAANRNYLDNVIVYAKLKK; encoded by the coding sequence ATGCTGCGCCGCGCCCTCCTCGTCGCCGTCTCCGCGCTGCTGCTCGCCGGCTGCGGCGCCACGGCGACCCCTGCCGCCCCACCGCCGGCACCCGTCTCCGCCGGCCTGACGCGGTCCCTGCCGACCGCGCTCGACGTCCCCGCGATCGACGCGAAGTCGACGCTGGTGTCGCTCGGGCTCAACCCCGACCGCACCGTCGAGGTGCCGCCGGTGGACCAGCCGCTGCAGGCCGGCTGGTACGAGTACGGCCCGACGCCCGGCGAGGTCGGGCCCGCGGTGATCCTCGGGCACATCGACGGCGACCACCGCAAGGGCATCTTCTGGCGGCTGCACGAGCTGAAGCCGGGCGATCCCGTGCACGTCGACCGCGCCGACGGCGGGAAGCTGACGTTCGAGGTGACGAAGGTCGACCAGATCGCGAAGAAGGAGTTCCCGACGGAAGCCGTCTACGGCAACACATCCGACGCCGAGCTGCGCCTCATCACCTGCGGCGGCAAGTACGACGCGGCGAACCGGAACTACCTCGACAACGTGATCGTGTACGCCAAGCTCAAGAAGTGA
- a CDS encoding DUF1062 domain-containing protein — protein MLVNWVVVPTCLPIVLRRCHVCAAGRFRANGKFRVNANHKLIDAWLLALCTACGDTVKLTVLERVNVRSVRPELLDRLHGNDPGLAAELLRDPVLRRRNRIALDWDGAWRLDTGGSDHLDREVVDVSVRFGARIPIRPARLVAEGFGLSRAEVERLIVEGNLVSAFRLSGKLSGDFTFTLKR, from the coding sequence GTGCTCGTCAACTGGGTCGTCGTACCCACCTGCCTGCCGATCGTCCTCCGCCGCTGCCACGTGTGCGCGGCCGGACGGTTCCGGGCCAACGGCAAATTTCGCGTCAACGCCAACCACAAGCTCATCGACGCCTGGCTCCTCGCGCTCTGCACGGCGTGCGGGGACACCGTGAAGCTCACGGTCCTGGAACGCGTGAACGTGCGTTCCGTCCGGCCCGAGCTGCTGGACCGGCTGCACGGCAACGATCCCGGCCTGGCCGCCGAGCTCCTCCGGGACCCGGTGTTGCGGCGCCGCAACCGCATCGCCCTCGACTGGGACGGTGCGTGGCGCCTCGACACCGGCGGATCGGACCACCTGGACCGCGAGGTGGTCGACGTTTCGGTCCGCTTCGGCGCACGGATCCCGATCCGGCCGGCGAGGCTGGTCGCCGAAGGGTTCGGCCTTTCCCGGGCCGAGGTGGAACGGCTGATCGTGGAAGGGAATCTCGTGTCGGCGTTCCGGCTGAGCGGCAAGCTGTCCGGCGATTTCACCTTCACGCTCAAACGCTGA
- a CDS encoding succinate dehydrogenase/fumarate reductase iron-sulfur subunit codes for MKLTVRIWRQAGPATEGRLVSYPVDDVSPDMSFLEMLDVLNQELIAHGEEPVAFDHDCREGICGSCGVVINGQVHGPERTTSCQLHMRSFADGDVVDVEPWRAKGFPVIKDLVVDRSALDRIVQAGGYVSAPTGSAPDAHATPVPKPDADLAFDNATCIGCGACVAACPNGSATLFTAAKVTHLSLLPQGQPERARRVLDMVDTMDAEGFGGCTNTGECVAACPKGIPFASIASLNREFRKASRTGRG; via the coding sequence ATGAAACTCACCGTCCGCATCTGGCGGCAGGCCGGCCCGGCCACCGAGGGCCGGCTGGTGTCCTACCCGGTCGACGACGTCAGCCCGGACATGTCCTTCCTCGAAATGCTGGACGTGCTGAACCAGGAGCTGATCGCGCACGGCGAGGAACCGGTGGCCTTCGACCACGACTGCCGCGAGGGCATCTGCGGCTCGTGCGGCGTCGTGATCAACGGGCAGGTGCACGGACCCGAGCGCACGACATCCTGTCAGCTGCACATGCGGTCCTTCGCCGACGGCGACGTGGTGGACGTGGAACCTTGGCGCGCCAAGGGGTTCCCGGTGATCAAGGACCTGGTGGTGGACCGGTCGGCGCTGGACCGGATCGTCCAGGCGGGCGGGTACGTCAGCGCCCCGACGGGCAGTGCCCCGGACGCGCACGCGACCCCGGTCCCCAAGCCGGACGCGGACCTGGCGTTCGACAACGCGACGTGCATCGGCTGCGGCGCCTGCGTCGCGGCGTGCCCCAACGGCTCGGCGACGCTGTTCACGGCGGCGAAGGTGACCCATCTGAGCCTGCTGCCGCAGGGGCAGCCGGAGCGGGCCCGCCGGGTGCTGGACATGGTGGACACGATGGACGCGGAGGGGTTCGGCGGGTGCACGAACACCGGCGAGTGCGTGGCGGCGTGCCCGAAGGGGATCCCGTTCGCGAGCATCGCGAGTCTCAACCGGGAGTTCCGGAAGGCGAGCCGCACCGGCCGCGGCTGA
- a CDS encoding fumarate reductase/succinate dehydrogenase flavoprotein subunit: protein MSDYRTGDPIADTKAPAVALENRWDERKFAAKLVNPANRRKHRVIVVGTGLAGGSAGATLAEQGYHVVQFCFQDSPRRAHSVAAQGGINAAKNYRNDGDSVYRLFYDTVKGGDFRSRESNVYRLAQVSAQIIDQAVAQGVPFAREYGGLLDTRSFGGVQVQRTFYARGQTGQQLLIGAYQALSRQIDAGNVELHPRTEMLDLVVVDGRARGIVARDLVTGAIETHLADAVVLATGGYGNVFYLSTNAKGSNATAIWRAHKRGAYFANPCFTQIHPTCIPRSGEHQSKLTLMSESLRNDGRIWVPKRKGDTRPPAEIPEDERDYYLERLYPSFGNLVPRDIASRAAKNVCDAGLGVGPGGLGVYLDFADAIERMGRPAIEARYGNLFDMYQRITAEDPYRTPMRIYPAIHYTMGGLWVDYDLQSTIPGLFVIGEANFSDHGANRLGASALMQGLADGYFVLPATLNDYLGGTRLDEVSPGHDEVTRVETEVRDRISRLLSVRGTRSVDSFHRELGLLMWDHCGMSRSREGLRKALDRIPELRAEFWRDVRIPGAAAELNQELEKANRVADFLELAELLLIDALAREESCGGHFREEHQTPDGEAQRDDEHFSYVAAWEYGEKPVLHREDLTFEHVHPTQRSYT from the coding sequence ATGAGCGACTACCGCACCGGCGACCCGATCGCCGACACCAAGGCGCCCGCCGTTGCGCTGGAGAACCGGTGGGACGAACGGAAGTTCGCCGCGAAGCTGGTGAACCCGGCGAACCGGCGCAAGCACCGCGTGATCGTGGTGGGCACCGGGCTGGCCGGCGGGTCGGCCGGGGCGACGCTGGCCGAGCAGGGTTACCACGTGGTGCAGTTCTGCTTCCAGGACTCGCCCCGGCGGGCGCATTCGGTCGCGGCGCAGGGCGGGATCAACGCGGCGAAGAACTACCGCAACGACGGCGATTCGGTGTACCGGCTGTTCTACGACACGGTGAAAGGCGGCGACTTCCGGTCGCGGGAGTCCAACGTGTACCGGCTGGCGCAGGTGTCGGCGCAGATCATCGACCAGGCCGTGGCCCAGGGGGTGCCGTTCGCGCGGGAGTACGGCGGCCTGCTCGACACGCGCTCGTTCGGCGGCGTGCAGGTGCAGCGGACGTTCTACGCGCGCGGCCAGACGGGGCAGCAGCTGCTGATCGGCGCCTACCAGGCGTTGTCCCGCCAGATCGACGCGGGCAACGTCGAGCTGCACCCGCGGACGGAGATGCTCGACCTGGTCGTCGTCGACGGACGGGCGCGCGGCATCGTCGCGCGCGACCTCGTCACCGGGGCGATCGAGACGCACCTCGCCGACGCCGTCGTCCTCGCGACCGGCGGCTACGGCAACGTCTTCTACCTGTCCACCAACGCCAAGGGCTCGAACGCCACCGCGATCTGGCGGGCGCACAAACGCGGTGCGTACTTCGCGAACCCGTGCTTCACCCAGATCCACCCGACGTGCATCCCGCGCTCGGGGGAGCACCAGTCGAAGCTGACGCTGATGAGCGAGTCGCTGCGCAACGACGGCCGGATCTGGGTGCCGAAGCGGAAGGGCGACACGCGCCCGCCCGCGGAGATCCCCGAGGACGAGCGCGACTACTACCTCGAGCGGCTGTACCCGAGCTTCGGCAACCTGGTGCCGCGGGACATCGCGTCGCGCGCGGCGAAGAACGTGTGCGACGCGGGGCTGGGCGTCGGGCCCGGCGGCCTGGGCGTCTACCTGGACTTCGCCGACGCGATCGAGCGCATGGGCCGCCCGGCGATCGAAGCCCGCTACGGCAACCTCTTCGACATGTACCAGCGCATCACGGCGGAGGACCCCTACCGGACGCCGATGCGGATCTACCCGGCCATCCACTACACGATGGGCGGGCTGTGGGTGGACTACGACCTGCAGAGCACGATCCCCGGGCTGTTCGTCATCGGCGAGGCCAACTTCTCCGACCACGGCGCCAACCGGCTCGGCGCGTCGGCGCTGATGCAGGGTCTCGCCGACGGCTACTTCGTGCTCCCGGCCACCCTCAACGACTACCTCGGCGGGACCCGGCTGGACGAGGTCTCCCCGGGCCACGACGAGGTCACGCGGGTGGAAACCGAGGTGCGCGACCGGATCTCGCGGCTGCTTTCGGTCCGGGGGACACGGTCTGTCGACTCGTTCCACCGCGAACTCGGCCTGCTGATGTGGGACCACTGCGGGATGTCCCGCAGCCGCGAAGGACTGCGCAAGGCTCTGGACCGGATCCCGGAGCTGCGCGCGGAGTTCTGGCGGGACGTCCGCATCCCCGGCGCCGCGGCGGAGCTGAACCAGGAGCTGGAGAAGGCGAACCGGGTGGCGGACTTCCTGGAGCTGGCCGAGCTGCTGCTGATCGACGCGCTCGCGCGGGAGGAGTCCTGCGGCGGGCACTTCCGCGAAGAACACCAGACCCCGGACGGCGAGGCGCAACGCGACGACGAGCACTTCTCGTACGTCGCCGCGTGGGAGTACGGCGAGAAACCCGTGCTGCACCGCGAAGACCTCACTTTCGAGCACGTCCACCCGACCCAGCGGAGCTACACATGA
- a CDS encoding succinate dehydrogenase cytochrome b subunit: protein MANDLAVRRRRSTFRQFWDSTIGKKIVMAVSGALLLAFVFAHMVGNLKTFLGAVDLNHYAHWLRTIGEPVLPYAWFLWIQRVVLLVALVLHVTAAVQLVRRDLRARPVRYVHRRPVRATFAVRTMRWGGATLAVFVVWHILDFTVGTVNRDFVPGDPYHNLVADFQVWWVNLIYLVALVMLGLHIHHGFASAARTLGVTSAKRERAIKIFGSTTAVVIAGGYALVPVAVMTGLVD from the coding sequence GTGGCAAACGATCTCGCGGTGCGGCGGCGCCGCTCGACCTTCCGCCAGTTCTGGGATTCGACGATCGGCAAGAAGATCGTCATGGCGGTCAGCGGCGCGCTCCTGCTCGCGTTCGTGTTCGCGCACATGGTCGGCAACCTCAAGACGTTCCTCGGCGCCGTCGACCTCAACCACTACGCGCACTGGCTGCGCACGATCGGCGAACCGGTCCTGCCCTACGCCTGGTTCCTCTGGATCCAGCGCGTCGTCCTGCTCGTGGCGCTGGTCCTGCACGTCACGGCGGCGGTGCAGCTGGTCCGGCGCGACCTGCGGGCGCGCCCGGTGCGCTACGTCCACCGGCGCCCGGTGCGCGCGACCTTCGCGGTGCGCACGATGCGCTGGGGCGGCGCGACACTGGCGGTGTTCGTCGTCTGGCACATCCTCGACTTCACCGTGGGCACGGTGAACCGCGACTTCGTACCGGGCGACCCGTACCACAACCTCGTCGCGGACTTCCAGGTCTGGTGGGTGAACCTGATCTACCTCGTGGCCCTGGTCATGCTCGGCCTGCACATCCACCACGGCTTCGCCAGTGCCGCGCGCACCCTCGGCGTCACCAGCGCGAAGCGGGAACGGGCGATCAAGATCTTCGGCAGCACGACGGCGGTCGTGATCGCGGGCGGCTACGCGCTCGTCCCGGTCGCGGTCATGACGGGACTGGTGGACTGA